One segment of Streptomyces sp. NBC_00576 DNA contains the following:
- a CDS encoding vWA domain-containing protein — translation MTQPVSLIVNQSPVPRFAVGPTKAREPHLAVVYATASGEVVCIDGRPLSPGQQVFSRYRTRYEVDMRPQHRSAVLRNNPLVSRDGVHAFEVTLSFTFRVDGWKGAEDFVRAGLTDPLPLVHGHLISLFHGAGQLFSIEDSFGLQRHLNQLCAAPANLPQGLVVDGCRASVRPDTKALAFLESLIDADWKERRDSAEHLPAVGGAHRGGQLDAIKQSYEIESTKRQADSFAGMLTNSEGLIRHYLVTHPGDAAGAFEMSRQLEAARMATAELQNQRALGLFQVMAEKGLIVAGDLDLLRQQLTGQVGMATGGHVPLSATAPPALPGARPWDAPATAPAQLTAPPQQTPAPMPPQQQPAPGQPQMYEPTLVVPVQSDAAPAPAAFSGAALIYLVLDESLDRGCLDELNRGLASLHSALSGAPGVSAALRLCVLGMAAATELRLPLDTVLPSTRTPILTGRPGLSYAHAFRTLQALLRQDVALVKTQRTQVLRPIVFFLTGGVPDEGIGWRSAYAELVDQGGNSVAPHMIALGLGSAEASTVRVLATRPEFGFMAAPHQDAASAAHSVAAFLRDTIVGYGQRLGAGDPQFTLAAPDGFRSAEDAL, via the coding sequence GTGACCCAGCCGGTGTCCTTGATCGTCAACCAGTCGCCGGTGCCGCGCTTCGCCGTCGGCCCCACCAAGGCGCGCGAACCCCACCTCGCCGTCGTCTACGCCACCGCCTCCGGCGAGGTGGTCTGCATCGACGGCCGTCCGCTCAGCCCCGGCCAGCAGGTCTTCTCCCGGTACCGCACCCGGTACGAGGTCGACATGCGGCCCCAGCACCGCAGCGCGGTCCTGCGCAACAACCCGCTGGTCTCCCGGGACGGCGTCCACGCCTTCGAGGTCACCCTCTCCTTCACCTTCCGCGTCGACGGCTGGAAGGGCGCCGAGGACTTCGTGCGGGCAGGCCTCACCGACCCGCTGCCCCTCGTCCACGGACATCTGATCAGCCTGTTCCACGGTGCCGGACAACTGTTCTCCATCGAGGACTCCTTCGGCCTGCAGCGCCATCTGAACCAGCTCTGCGCCGCCCCGGCCAACCTGCCGCAGGGGCTGGTCGTGGACGGCTGCCGGGCCTCCGTGCGCCCCGACACCAAGGCGCTGGCCTTCCTGGAGTCGCTGATCGACGCCGACTGGAAGGAACGCCGGGACTCCGCCGAACACCTGCCCGCGGTGGGCGGCGCTCACCGGGGCGGCCAGCTCGACGCGATCAAACAGAGCTACGAGATCGAGTCCACGAAACGGCAGGCCGACTCGTTCGCCGGCATGCTCACCAACAGCGAGGGCCTCATCCGGCACTACCTGGTCACCCACCCGGGCGACGCCGCCGGCGCCTTCGAGATGAGCCGCCAGCTGGAGGCGGCGCGGATGGCCACCGCCGAACTGCAGAACCAGCGTGCCCTGGGCCTGTTCCAGGTGATGGCCGAGAAGGGTCTGATCGTCGCCGGCGACCTCGACCTGCTGCGCCAGCAGCTCACCGGCCAGGTCGGCATGGCCACCGGCGGCCACGTCCCCCTCTCGGCCACGGCCCCGCCCGCACTCCCGGGCGCCCGCCCCTGGGACGCTCCGGCGACGGCCCCGGCCCAGCTCACGGCGCCGCCGCAGCAGACGCCGGCACCCATGCCCCCGCAGCAGCAGCCGGCGCCGGGACAGCCGCAGATGTACGAACCCACGCTGGTGGTGCCGGTCCAGTCGGACGCGGCCCCCGCTCCGGCCGCCTTCTCCGGCGCCGCCCTCATCTATCTCGTCCTCGACGAATCCCTCGACCGTGGCTGCCTCGACGAACTCAACCGGGGCCTGGCCTCCCTGCACTCCGCGCTCTCCGGCGCCCCGGGCGTCTCCGCCGCGCTGCGGCTGTGCGTGCTGGGCATGGCCGCCGCCACGGAACTGAGGCTGCCCCTGGACACGGTGCTGCCCAGCACCCGCACCCCGATCCTCACCGGACGCCCCGGACTGTCGTACGCCCACGCCTTCCGCACCCTCCAGGCGCTGCTGCGGCAGGACGTCGCCCTGGTGAAGACGCAGCGTACGCAGGTGCTGCGGCCGATCGTCTTCTTCCTCACCGGCGGTGTCCCCGACGAGGGCATCGGCTGGCGGAGCGCGTACGCCGAACTGGTCGACCAGGGCGGCAACTCGGTGGCCCCGCACATGATCGCCCTCGGCCTGGGGAGCGCGGAGGCCTCGACGGTACGGGTGCTGGCCACCCGCCCCGA
- a CDS encoding beta-N-acetylglucosaminidase domain-containing protein, translating into MRQWPAPPALLIGATLAVVGLLLASLLTHGSQEPGAPGSATGSIRSSTPASPAPGDNKGEEDDRAVQLPARVPALWPTPQSVRPGPGTVPIGRTVALRSDAGTNTATLDAVARTLREAGVHQVRYGDHPQRNELLLTIASEVPQTSDEASTTLVALGFEPPKKLPPGGYVLAVGADTKSRPRVVLAGSDPAGAFHAAQTLAQLVRPVGSSAPRADLPAVHIRDWPATSTRGIVEGFYGTPWTQQQRLEQLDFAARWKLNTYIYTPKDDPYLRTRWRDPYPASRLTSLSALVRRATADHITFVHALSPGPTVCYSSPTDTAALTRKFRQLWEIGVRSFAVPLDDIDISRWNCARDRSAYGTGKAAVARAQADLLNRVQRDFVGTHRGAAPLITVPTEYTGSRPSAYRSTLAARLDPAVTVMWTGPQVVSPTLRTAQARAARSTYAHPVLVWDNYPVNDYTPGHLLLGPYEGRDRTLPGTVAGLTANPMNQATASAPALFSLAAYTWNPGRYRPEAALDAGLATLATGDSRALTALRAFADVNRASRVNAVQAPDLAALTSAYWRGGITAGKALRARLTVLAGARDSVPAAFRTSASPWLACASEWARAALGAMAVHEGRGDRSEVRALRDAARAHTVVDWQGRKREVEVGTGVLDTFVARALTET; encoded by the coding sequence GTGCGTCAATGGCCCGCCCCTCCGGCGCTGTTGATCGGCGCCACCCTGGCCGTGGTGGGCCTGCTCCTGGCGAGCCTCCTCACTCACGGCTCCCAGGAACCGGGCGCCCCCGGAAGCGCCACGGGCAGCATCCGTTCGTCCACGCCCGCCTCACCGGCCCCCGGCGACAACAAGGGGGAAGAGGACGACAGGGCGGTCCAACTCCCGGCCAGGGTGCCCGCCTTGTGGCCGACACCGCAGAGCGTGCGCCCGGGCCCGGGCACGGTGCCGATCGGCCGGACGGTCGCGCTGCGCTCCGACGCCGGGACGAACACGGCCACCCTGGACGCCGTCGCCCGGACCCTCCGCGAGGCCGGCGTCCACCAGGTGCGCTACGGCGACCACCCGCAGCGGAACGAACTGCTGCTCACCATCGCCTCCGAGGTCCCACAAACCTCTGACGAAGCGTCAACAACCCTCGTCGCCCTCGGATTTGAGCCACCGAAGAAGCTCCCGCCCGGCGGCTACGTCCTCGCAGTCGGCGCCGACACGAAAAGCCGCCCCCGTGTCGTGCTCGCAGGCTCCGACCCGGCCGGCGCCTTCCACGCCGCCCAGACCCTGGCCCAGCTCGTGCGTCCGGTCGGCTCCTCCGCACCCCGCGCCGACCTGCCCGCCGTACACATCCGCGACTGGCCCGCCACCTCGACCCGGGGCATCGTCGAGGGCTTCTACGGCACTCCCTGGACCCAGCAACAGCGTCTGGAACAGCTTGACTTCGCGGCCCGCTGGAAGCTGAACACATACATCTACACGCCCAAGGACGACCCCTACCTGCGCACCCGCTGGCGCGACCCGTACCCCGCATCCCGCCTGACCTCACTGAGCGCCCTGGTCCGCCGGGCCACCGCCGACCACATCACCTTCGTCCACGCCCTCTCCCCCGGCCCCACCGTCTGCTACAGCTCCCCCACCGACACCGCCGCGCTCACCCGCAAGTTCCGGCAGCTGTGGGAGATCGGGGTGCGCTCGTTCGCCGTACCCCTCGACGACATCGACATCAGCCGCTGGAACTGCGCCCGGGACCGGTCGGCGTACGGCACCGGCAAGGCCGCCGTCGCACGTGCCCAGGCCGATCTCCTCAACCGGGTCCAGCGCGACTTCGTCGGCACGCACCGGGGTGCGGCGCCGCTGATCACCGTGCCCACGGAGTACACGGGGTCCCGGCCCAGCGCGTACAGGAGCACCCTCGCCGCCCGTCTCGACCCGGCCGTCACCGTGATGTGGACGGGCCCCCAGGTCGTCTCCCCCACGCTGCGCACCGCCCAGGCCCGCGCGGCCCGGAGCACGTACGCCCATCCGGTGCTGGTCTGGGACAACTACCCGGTCAACGACTACACACCGGGCCACCTCCTGCTGGGCCCCTACGAGGGCCGCGACCGCACTCTGCCGGGCACGGTCGCCGGCCTCACCGCCAACCCGATGAACCAGGCCACCGCCTCCGCCCCGGCCCTGTTCTCCCTGGCCGCCTACACCTGGAACCCGGGGAGGTACCGCCCCGAGGCCGCCCTCGACGCGGGCCTCGCCACCCTGGCCACCGGAGACTCCCGCGCCCTCACGGCCCTGCGCGCCTTCGCCGACGTCAACCGCGCCTCCCGCGTCAACGCCGTACAGGCCCCCGACCTGGCCGCGCTGACGTCGGCGTACTGGCGCGGCGGCATCACCGCCGGGAAGGCCCTGCGCGCCCGGCTGACGGTCCTGGCCGGGGCCCGCGACAGCGTCCCGGCCGCCTTCCGTACATCGGCGTCACCGTGGCTGGCCTGCGCGAGCGAGTGGGCCAGGGCCGCGCTGGGCGCGATGGCCGTCCACGAGGGCAGGGGCGACCGCTCCGAGGTCCGGGCCCTGCGCGACGCCGCCCGAGCCCACACGGTCGTCGACTGGCAGGGCCGCAAGCGCGAGGTGGAGGTCGGTACGGGCGTCCTGGACACGTTCGTGGCCCGCGCACTGACGGAAACGTGA
- a CDS encoding EF-hand domain-containing protein — protein sequence MADIEEARKQFERIDTNGDGFITAAEFKSALAQEGDWNVTESVAEVIIASRDLDGDKLLSFDEFWTYLNK from the coding sequence GTGGCGGACATCGAGGAAGCACGCAAGCAGTTCGAGCGGATCGACACGAACGGTGACGGTTTCATCACGGCCGCCGAGTTCAAGTCCGCCCTGGCGCAGGAGGGCGACTGGAACGTCACCGAGTCCGTGGCCGAGGTCATCATCGCCTCCCGCGACCTCGACGGTGACAAGCTCCTGTCGTTCGACGAGTTCTGGACGTACCTGAACAAGTAG